The following DNA comes from Miscanthus floridulus cultivar M001 chromosome 5, ASM1932011v1, whole genome shotgun sequence.
TTTAGTACCATAGTTTTAGTACCCACTGTTTTTTTTCCCGTCATAATTAGTCTTAGCTAATATTGCATGGGCACAAACTTGCCTTCTCTTGATTTAACGAGTTATAGACTTCGATCCTTTTTGGGTGTCATAGTTCCCAGAAAGGGGAAAACCATGGTGTTCGTAAACTACAATTTTAGAAACCAGGGCTATGTAATATCACAGTTTAGAAAAAAGAGGCCCGGGTTCAAGTTtcttaaattctaaaaaaggctACGGTTTTGGCAATAGTATAGTTTTTAAAACTACAAAATTTATTATATCCAAACACCTTATAGTTTTTAAAACCAAATTCTTTTAGCAAAACCATAgtgttttctgaaaattccaaaatattttGTATTCAACCAGGGCCTTAATAATACCATAAGAAtgaaaatttttactgtagccaaGTGACAAATCTAAAAATGTCTGCATTTTGTTTCCCATTGCTTGTTGCTTATATTACATTGATATCTGAACCATGACTCCTTTCCAAAATGTTTTTGCAGCATATGGATCTTTTAGCATTGCTGAAGTGTTTGCAGACAAGCTTCTTTCAAGGTATGAATATCTGACGTTATTGAAGTGTTTGACATGTTAATTGAAGAAATATTTCTTGTTTTTTGTCATAACCATGAATAGCAATGCTACTATTCATTGAGCACTGGTTGTAAAATTTTGTTCTGCAGCCTTGCATTATTAGACTCCATGTAGTCTCGTTATTATCTCTAAGGAAGACCTTCTGGCTAGAATTATTTTTTAGGAAATGATGCATTGGGAGTCTGTTTCTTTTAAGAAAATCCTTCAGTAACTTGCTACATCTTTTATTTTGTATTTGTGCTTTACATTTGACAAAGTATCATTCTGTTTGCCTTCATGGCATTCTTATTTCATAACATTGTGTATGCACTTGATTATTTTACTTTATATTTGCCATAAGCAACATGCCTTCTTTTTGTGCTATTTGTTTGGCATCAGTTAAGTGTTTTTAATCCTACCTTAGAAACTATTTGAACATGTGCCTGCTGCTGTTCTCCAGTGTTCCTCTCTATTATCATGTGAAGTTTGCTATCCTTGTGTGGCTCCAGTTCCCTTCAAACAGTGTAAGTTTCCCTTGCCCCTTCCATCCCTTGTCTAAATTTCATGTACTGTTCAACTTTACCATTTTACCACTCTGCGATATGGCTTtaattcaaatgcatcatattaGTGACACTTGTTCTTTGAATTGGCCATTTTCTACTTCCATGAGCTTTCTTGCTCTGACCCATAAACCATTCCAGTTCTCTTGTAGTGGGAGTTTGTCAAGAAATTTCCATCAGCTTTATATATGTTTTCCTTTCTATATTGCTTATGAAGTACATACTCTTGGCTTCTTTTAAACATCATATCCATGTTTTCTTATGACAAGACTCATGCTGCCTTTTGGACAAAAAAGTTTAACTATTACATTGCTTGCTGTATCTTTGATGATTGTTTTGATCGAATCCGTGTCCTTTGCTTTCAGGGATCAAAGCATGTATACAAAAGATACCTGCGCCCATTTTTCTTGAAACATCAAGCAAAAATTGATAGGTTTCTGAATATTCTGTCAAAGGAACTTGTAAGTGTGTTCACTGTGCATCTTATGAACATTGTAGTTCATGGATATATACTGATGAAAGTAATACTTTACAAAACCAGACGAAGTTTGTGAGCAGCCATGAAGATGAAATTCGTTTTATAGAGAACATGGCCATCAGAGGTGCTACGACAGGTATACAACTGGGAACACCCTGTATAATACAACAAACTAAAACATCATGCATGCACAGACAATAGACTAACTGCTCAGGAAAACGAAGTAAAGATAATTTCTAAAGTTGGGTTTAGACCATAAATAATAAAGATCTAGTCACAATTCGGATCTCAACATGTTAAGATTGATTTGTTTTTGGGCTCAAATGCTTGCATGGTGTGCTGTTGTTTTTGCCTATGCCCTCAACATGACTTCATATGCACATTCTTCTGCACATAGCAAATTTCTCATCCTATCCCCTCTGCCTCATAGTCGCAATCGTGCTTTGTGACTTTAGAATACCTAGATTTGAAGGGAAATCAGTTTATGCTGCTTTTGTTTTTGTGACAGCAAACTACATTGTAAATGGCCTCGAACAACCTGAAGAAACACAAGCGGTTAATACAATTGAAGGTCCAAATACAACTGCAACGGAAGAAGCTGGTGTGTCGGGAACTGAAACTTAAGCTGAACTTTTTATCTCTGCTCACGATCTCAGATGCAGCAAATACGATCTGGTTGGATGTGCTTCAAAATTGTTCGTTGAGGTCACCCAGCTTGACTGGATTGTGAATACGACTGTTCCTGAAAGGCTAATTCTAGAGACAATGTTTTAGCTTTAGCTAGATAtccataacaacaacaacaactagcAACTAAAATGGGTGTTGGACAAATCTGTAGCACCAGTTTGTCATTTACAGTGTAAAAATGACCGGTGTGTTGTCGGCTTTCACGTTGGAGCAATTTGAATCCTGCGATGAACAATCTTTCTAAAGCATGAATTCGTGGTGGTTAGCATGCTTTGGAACATCTACTTGTGCATGCTTGATCGTGTACATCAGTGGTGCTTCATAATTCATCCTTCAAATTTGGTGGCTTCTTTCTTCAGTAGCTTGTGAAGAACTAGTGGGTGGCGCACGCCCCTGCGCGCGAGAGTGAATGATGTAGGATTGTTTCATGGTGGCGACAATAACATGTACGTGTCACTGTCATGTACGTACTATACAGAACATCTCGCAATTTTCTTCGAAAGACATGTTGCAGTCAATAGCAATTTAGTCAGGAACCTCCAGACATCGTTGTAACTGTCCGTCAACTTTTTTTTCCCGAAAGACAATTTTTTTTATTAAGTATAACTTCAGTAGAACACTAGTAGAACACTAGTATGAAAGCAGGTTTGTTTAAGAAGAAAACTGTCGGGTACctttagaacggggtaccctaagcaaacaTCAAACGGGTCGCTGaaatcccatctaaaaaataaagccagaaggtaagccgtgggcccctcacctgccacgaccgagcccactgggccctcttccacctcgcctcgagcctcgagcaggaggtctcggcaccctgaaacaaactccgcctcgcgcgaggctccccagggaaggcctcggcagggggcgccgtctccgtctcgcccgaggctctccagggaaggcctcggcagggggcgccgtctccgtctcgctcgaggctctccagggaaggcctcggcagggggtacgttctccgtatcgcgcgaggcgtctcgcgcaaggcctcggcaaggagcccgatctccgtctcgcgcgaggcctcagtcTCCGTGTCCCTCGAGgccgggtcgcccgcagcccgtcaccctccgcctcgaccgaccctccagacaacgtgtcatgtcccattaatgcttcaaccactcccgcaatctcagccggacgacggctcaacgccacagaatggccgacgcgacccgaggtcgcatcagcgccatgccggccgggacagggcacggcggggattaccggccactgtgtcctaacgctgtatccacgatcagcgccataccggctgggacagggtacggcggggattaccggccactgtgtcctaacgctgtgtccacgatcggcgccataccggctaggacagggtacggcgggggctaccggccactgtgtcctaacactgtacccACGTTCAgacgcccactcgaggcctcggcactgtacaccaaggtctcggctatcttggggttcgtgcctgccgagacccctccaccacggtgcagcctcgacaccgaccaagtctcggcctcgcgcgcagtccgtccacagtggcttgcacgtccaccgccgcacccactccgaggcagtcccggggctcccacgacgcacaggatctgatggggcggccacgccgccccagtgctccaaggacggaccactccgacggccacaccgccacaggagcaggctacagggcccggacacgccgcctctgttcacacggcgccgtatagttagctcatgtaccgtcctagtcctcccttaggctataaaaggagaggacttgggctgtTTTAGGGGGGGAgacggggtaacacacacaaACACACGCACATcctagccgcttgagagcaacgtctcaagcggctcgcacgacaccctgccgagacctgggaccagctccctctctcctttagcttgtaaccccctactacgagcaccccggtgcaaggaatacaagatcgatctctccgactagacgtagggcctcgattgcctgaaccagtataaaccttgtgtctctttgcatcaccatccggaatcgggagcacgcagaacaaattcactggttggttgaggaccccccccgGTCTggaacaccgatagttggtgcgccaggtaggggccgctGCGTGTCGGTTTCGTCATCCTAGAAggtcccggatggcagaccccatacgaccattgcgtctcggcaccgtggtttggttcgggagcctagagttcatgtctctagggcatgagtacgacatggtgctcctcactcttCGAGCCCCatcgtccgacgatgaagttacgccccggcagcccaggcgcaggcggcgtccgggcggccgctctcgccgcgctcgccaagcacggcacgaacaaggccaccccgacgctacgcgaatccgGGGCGACACGCCaccccccgccgatatcctatgaccagctgttggcacagggtccctgactggggacctgtctagcctgagcttggacaaaggaaagttgCCTATGGCACGCGGCGATGCCTAGTCGtgaagctccgctccaccactccctgaagagccgaccccggcggggtgGAATCTGGCGACagcaccgtccccatacccctttgggttgagaaatgccaccgcctcttacgcctacgcttacactgccgctcacgagcacccttCGGAacaccgccagcgcttcgctctcggcctaagcacccactccgactcctcgaacgaggacgaggcatggcctggggtggatttctccggactccacaaccctggggctttgcgccaattcttggccgcaagcgactactgcttcggttactccgactccgacgacgaaggcacctacgaccccactcgcgagtgttttcacgtcgggctcgggatgccgagggcgggcgaagaggacgaggggacaggtagccgttccccgctccGCCCCGGCGCGGGCGTCGCTACACCTCCACACGTCAtcctgccggccgcacgaaatgagaacgtcgctcttgcgcgacctcagcgcccagacctagaacagctccgtgagctccaggccaaggtcgagcaagaccaactccttctgcagcagctttgagactctctcgaataggaacagcgaggtcgcggcgaaggcgggggagcccgacggagggccctcgacgtgcatcaccgcatccataacgacgaagggagtgagcaacccccggtcttcaatcgcgctagccagaacgtcgcggctgcggcaatgctggttcgcgcaatgcccgagccttctaccatggaggggcggcgggtccgcggcgagctccgagatctcctagagaccgccgcggttcagcaggccgagagttccgcctcccgacgacacgggggcgtctcgaacctgcccgcggcaccgcctcggcaggacagggaagcctcggctcgtcccgaacctgctcgagcaccgatagcccacagggtccccgtgcttcttgaccgcctcgacaatcgacacgaggtgcagggagaccacgaggtggtcggccgacgacgacgccacgacggtgaggggcccacccgaggctaccatgtgcaccgaggtggccgctatgacagcgaggaagaccgcagtccttctcctgagccatctggccctcgagtctttagcagagctatccATGTCGCCCAGTTCCCGGCCCattttcggcaaccagccaacctcgcgaaatacagcggtgagaccaaccccgaactctggcttgccgactaccgcctggcctgccagctaggtggcacggatgatgacctgctcatcatccgtaacctccccttgctcttgtcagactcggcgcgagcctggctcgagcacctccctccatcacaaatccacgactggcgtgacttggttagggtcttcgttgggaatttctagggcacatatgtaCGTCCcgaaaactcctgggaccttaagagttgcCGCCAGAAACTAGGCGAGTCTCtccgagatttcatccggcgcttctccaagcagtgcaccgagttgcccagcgtcggcgacttggagatcgtccaggctttcctctccggcaccacctgccgagacctggtgcAGGAGCTAGGTCGGAACGTGCCACGCACCGCtgctgcgctcctcgacatcgccaccaacttcgcctcgggcgaggaggccgtcggtgccatcttccccgacagcgacgccaagggaaaacggagggacgaggcccccgaagcctcggcctcccacctccctaagagaaagaaaaaggggcgcctagggaagcaggaggtcatggaggctgatctggtcggggccgtagaacgcaagaatccccgaggccctaaaggccctaggcctttcgatgacatgctcaagaaaccatgcccttatcaccaaggcccggtcaagcacgccctcgaggattgctccatgctgcgacgttactacgccaggctcgggctccccgacgacgacgccaagcaaaAGGGCGCCGGCGACCGAGACGAGGACAAGggcgacgggttccccgaggtacgcaacgccttcatgatcttcggtgggccctcggcatgccttacggcgtggcagcgcaagagggaacgccaagaagtcttctcggtcaaggtggccaccccccagtacctcaactggtctcgagaggcgatcaccttcgatcgagatgaccaccctgaccatgttctgaatcctgggcagtacccactggttgtcgacccgatcatcggcaacacccgactctccaaggtgttgatggacggaggcagcggcctcaacatcctctacgccaacaccctggagctcttggagatcgaccggtcgaggctccgaggcaacgttgcacccttccacggcatcgtgccagggaagcgcacgcgacccctcgggcgcatcgaccttcctgtctgcttcgacaccccctccaactaccgcaaggaagtcctcaccttcgaggtagtcgggttcgggggagcctaccatgccattctggggcggccatgctacgccaagttcatggcagtgcccaactatacctacctcaagctcaagatgccaggccctcgcggtgtcatcacgattgagtccacgtacgaacatgcatacgactgcgacgttgaatgcatcgagtacgccgaggctctcgcggaggccgagaccctcatcgcccacctcgaccaactcagtggcgaggtgcctaactccaagcgtcgcgcggggcATTTGAGCCCGCGGAAACCACcaaactcgtcccggtcgaccccgcctgccccgacgaccgagcgctgaggatcagcgccaccctcgacatcaaataggaagccgtgctcgtcaacttcctccatgcgaatgccgacatatttgcatggagtccctcggacatgccgggcatacctgaagggtcgagatggcggactagagggggggggtgaatagtcttttctaaaacttaatcgcgtcggctaaccgatacaaatgcggaattaaaactatcggtctagccaagactataccccactatatatgttcactagcaccttgcaaagataacaattatgcaacaaaggtgccgggctagctagagctctcctaaacaattataagagcaaggttacacaaacctatgccactagtattttaagcaacaagagagctcctacacatgcta
Coding sequences within:
- the LOC136453521 gene encoding HVA22-like protein k; translated protein: MALLAPAISGEVGLRLLLAPLSSNIVIRTASCAVGIGLPVYSTFRAIEKKDEKERERLLLYWAAYGSFSIAEVFADKLLSSVPLYYHVKFAILVWLQFPSNSGSKHVYKRYLRPFFLKHQAKIDRFLNILSKELTKFVSSHEDEIRFIENMAIRGATTANYIVNGLEQPEETQAVNTIEGPNTTATEEAGVSGTET